One part of the Vitis riparia cultivar Riparia Gloire de Montpellier isolate 1030 chromosome 6, EGFV_Vit.rip_1.0, whole genome shotgun sequence genome encodes these proteins:
- the LOC117916096 gene encoding serrate RNA effector molecule produces the protein MAEVINMPLDSLDRRDGNDKSAEEQSQSQSPSPPPPPPPPSSRRRDRRDDRELDRPPNRRADYFDRNRSSPPRERDRDYKRRSSPSPPPPYRDRRHSPPRRSPPLQPYKRSRRDDAGYDGRRGSPRGGFGPGDRRFGYDYASGYEREMGPRPGYADERPHGRYVGRPYQVGPFDWDSVRSYGDVSNMGNTQREGLMSYKQFIQELEDDILPAEAERRYQEYKSEYISTQKRSFFDSHKDEEWLKDKYHPTNLLSVIERRNEVARKTAKDFLLDLQSGTLDLGPGVNASSLNKSGQTSDPNSDEEIEMGGKRRRHGRGPTKETDLLSVAPKAHPVSSEPRRIQVDIEQAQALVRKLDSEKGIEENILCRADNDKMNREKSHGGSIGPVIIIRGLTSVKGLEGIELLDTLITYLWRIHGLDYYGMLETNEAKGLRHVRVEGKSSDLTSNGVEWEKKLDSHWQERLRSQDPLEIMTAKEKIDATAIESLDPYVRKIRDEKYGWKYGCGAKGCTKLFHAAEFVHKHLKLKHPELVMELTSKVREDLYFLNYMSDADAPGGTPVMQQSLLKDKTQKRRLGPDNRLKDNRRERENRANGSERYDRSDNHQSNDFQPNDGPDGGNPGEGMFDTFGGQGMHVAPPFPSDMPPPPVLMPVPGAGPLGPFVPAPPEVAMRMLREQGGPSPFEGGGRNGRSGPQLSGPAPVLALSPGLRQDPRRLRSYQDLDAPEDEVTVIDYRSL, from the exons ATGGCCGAAGTCATCAACATGCCCCTCGACTCCCTCGACCGCCGCGACGGCAACGATAAATCAGCCGAAGAGCAGTCCCAGTCTCAGTCACCGTCACCGCCACCGCCACCTCCACCGCCGTCGTCGAGGAGACGCGACAGAAGAGACGACAGAGAACTCGATCGCCCTCCCAACCGACGCGCTGACTATTTCGATCGGAACCGAAGCTCGCCGCCGAGGGAGAGGGATAGGGACTACAAGCGCCGGAGTAGCCCTAGCCCTCCTCCGCCATACCGCGACCGCCGCCACTCCCCTCCGCGGAGGTCGCCGCCGCTTCAGCCCTATAAGAGGTCCCGGAGAGATGATGCAGGCTATGATGGGAGGCGCGGGAGTCCCAGGGGAGGGTTTGGACCTGGAGATAGAAG GTTTGGGTATGATTATGCTAGTGGATATGAGCGTGAGATGGGGCCCAGACCTGGATATGCTGATGAAAGGCCTCATGGTCGTTATGTTGGTCGCCCATATCAAGTTGGCCCATTTG ATTGGGATTCAGTTCGCAGTTATGGTGATGTTTCCAACATGGGGAATACCCAAAG AGAAGGCTTGATGTCATATAAGCAATTCATTCAGGAGCTTGAAGATGATATACTACCAGCTGAAGCTGAGCGTAG ATATCAAGAATACAAGTCAGAGTACATTTCAACTCAGAAGCGGTCTTTTTTTGATTCCCATAAAGATGAGGAATG GTTGAAAGACAAATATCATCCAACAAACTTACTTAGTGTCATAGAAAG GAGGAATGAAGTTGCAAGGAAAACTGCGAAAGATTTTTTGCTTGATTTGCAAAGTGGAACACTTGACTT AGGACCTGGTGTCAATGCATCATCTTTAAACAAATCAGGACAGACTAGTGATCCAAACTCTGATGAAGAAATAGAAATGGGTGGCAAAAGAAGACGGCATGGTAGGGGACCAACTAAAGAAACTGATCTTCTTTCTGTTGCTCCCAAGGCTCATCCAGTCAGTTCTGAACCCAGACGAATCCAAGTTGACATTGAACAAGCTCAGGCCCTTGTACGTAAACTTGATTCTGAGAAAGGAATTGAGGAGAATATATTATGTAGAGCAGATAATGACAAAATGAACCGGGAGAAATCTCATGGTGGTTCCATTGGCCCTGTTATAATTATACGAGGTTTGACCTCTGTCAAGGGCCTTGAGGGCATAGAGTTGTTGGACACTCTGATTACATATCTTTGGCGAATCCATGGCTTGGATTATTATGGAATGCTAGAAACAAATGAAGCTAAGGGTCTCCGGCATGTTAGAGTGGAGGGCAAGAGTTCTGATTTAACAAGTAATGGGGTTGAGTGGGAAAAGAAGCTTGACTCACATTGGCAAGAGAGGTTGAGGAGTCAGGATCCATTGGAAATAATGACTGCTAAGGAAAAGATAGATGCTACTGCCATTGAATCTTTGGATCCCTATGTCCGAAAAATTAGGGATGAGAAGTATGGGTGGAAGTATGGTTGTGGGGCCAAAGGTTGTACAAAGCTCTTCCATGCTGCTGAATTTGTACACAAGCATCTAAAATTGAAACATCCAGAACTTGTGATGGAGCTGACTTCTAAAGTGCGTGAAGATCTGTATTTCCTGAACTATATGAG TGATGCAGATGCGCCTGGTGGGACACCTGTTATGCAGCAATCTCTACTG AAGGACAAGACACAGAAACGCAGGCTAGGTCCAGATAATCGATTGAAAGACAATCGTAGGGAACGTGAAAATCGAGCTAATGGAAGTGAAAGATATGATAGGTCTGATAACCATCAGTCAAATGATTTCCAGCCCAATGACGGTCCAGATGGGGGGAATCCTGGTGAAGGAATGTTTGACACTTTTGGTGGTCAAGGCATGCATGTTGCTCCTCCTTTTCCCTCAGATATGCCCCCTCCACCAGTATTGATGCCTGTTCCTGGTGCTGG TCCTTTGGGACCTTTTGTTCCTGCTCCACCTGAAGTTGCAATGCGTATGCTGCGAGAGCAGGGCGGGCCATCCCCTTTTGAAGGTGGGGGGAGGAATGGGAGGTCTGGGCCCCAGTTAAGTGGGCCAGCCCCAGTTCTTGCTTTATCTCCAGGTTTAAGACAAGATCCTCGGCGTCTACGAAG